In one window of Aphidius gifuensis isolate YNYX2018 linkage group LG4, ASM1490517v1, whole genome shotgun sequence DNA:
- the LOC122853835 gene encoding uncharacterized protein LOC122853835: protein MEEILNIQNSIVFDESIAHYELHAHQPYGAPSFNNNDEIRIGIQHQDLCILPSKSTLHIQGKLTKNDVANTTSLVKMAIAHLFEEIRYEINAVEVDRSKNVGLTTLMKGYVSLTPNQKALLEISGWTDSAINNVNGYFDISIPLSLLLGFAEDYRKVITNAKHELILTRSNTDTNAYLKTIAAETAKIAIQKIEWVVPYIRVSDKEKIQLLNYISKDPAISLSYRAWELYDYPLLPATSKHIWNVKTSTQLEKPRYVIVGFQTARKNRADKNASHFDHCNLRDVKLFLNSQSYPYGNLNLDVSKNQFTLLYDMFTNFQLSYFGKEPEPLLTKTEFLNQAPLAVIDCSKRNEFLKSGPVDIRLEIESVEQFPDDTSAHCLILHDRIVEYKPISGSVRKLV, encoded by the coding sequence ATGGAAGAAATcctaaatattcaaaattcgaTTGTTTTTGATGAGTCAATAGCTCATTATGAACTCCATGCTCATCAACCCTATGGAGCGCCatctttcaataataatgatgaaataagaatCGGAATTCAACATCAAGATCTTTGCATATTACCATCTAAAAGTACTCTACATATTCAAggaaaattgacaaaaaatgaTGTTGCAAATACTACAAGTCTAGTAAAAATGGCTATTGCtcatttatttgaagaaatcCGCTATGAAATAAATGCTGTTGAAGTAGATCGTAGTAAAAATGTAGGACTCACAACTCTCATGAAAGGTTATGTATCACTCACACCTAATCAGAAAGCACTATTGGAAATTTCAGGCTGGACAGATTCTgctataaataatgtaaatggatactttgatatatcaataccATTGAGCTTACTACTCGGATTTGCTGAAGATTATCGTAAAGTGATTACTAATGCAAAACATGAACTCATTCTTACAAGATCAAATACTGATACCAATGCATACCTAAAAACAATAGCAGCAGAAACGGCAAAAATTGCTATTCAAAAAATAGAATGGGTTGTACCATATATTCGAGTCtcagataaagaaaaaattcaactattaAACTACATATCAAAAGATCCAGCTATTTCACTGAGTTATCGAGCCTGGGAGCTGTATGATTACCCTCTACTTCCTGCAACTTCAAAACATATATGGAATGtaaaaacatcaacacaaCTCGAGAAACCAAGATATGTGATTGTAGGTTTTCAAACTGCACGTAAAAATCGAGCTGATAAAAATGCAAGTCATTTTGATCATTGCAATTTGCGAGatgtgaaattatttttgaattcacAATCCTACCCATATGGAAATTTGAATCTTGATGTAAGCAAGAATCAATTTACTCTGCTCTATGATATgtttacaaattttcaattatcataCTTTGGGAAAGAGCCAGAaccattattaacaaaaacggaatttttaaatcaagcaCCACTTGCTGTTATAGACTGTTCTAAACGAAATGAATTTCTTAAAAGTGGACCTGTGGATATACGTTTGGAAATCGAATCAGTCGAACAGTTTCCTGATGATACATCAGCTCActgtttaattttacatgatcgAATTGTAGAGTACAAACCTATCAGTGGTTCAGTACGAAAATTGGTATAA